CACCAAGCAAGAAATAAAGTATGAACTTAAACTACACTagttatttcataaatatatgaTATCTTTGTACACCTTTTAAACCCTCTCCACTATATTGCTTAGAGAAGGAGTTACTAATGCAAAAAAAgacccccccccaaaaaaaagatAACATAAACCCTAGAATGCTAAAAACACACGAACTTTACTCTAAAATGTCAAACTCAAATAGGTTTCTCGACATGGCGGAGCTTGAAAACTGATTCCAAATCAGGAGGTGTAAAGAAGTCTCTAACTCCATTATAATGGCGTCTTAAAGGAGGCCTGCGTTTTCTTGGCGGTGGAGGGCAAGGTAATTTCTCTGGTATTCTTGCTTCTTTTGAAGTTGGAGTCGTTGAAcaagcttcttcttcttcttcttcaccgTCATCTTCTCCACTTTGTTTTCCTCTTGGCTTTGTGTTTATTAGCTTCAATGATGTCCGTATAGCAATACCCGCTATTACCCATTTTTTCCCTTCCGAATCTAGTACTCCATCCACTTGTGATTTTTTCGAAAACCCCATTTTTTATCACGAAAAAGGGGATTTTGAAGcaaaaaacaaacaataaaaagaCACCCAAGGtgagaaaatggaagaaaatagaGGGAAAACAGGGGAAAAGCTAATGGGGTTTTTTAAAACTTGGGctaaaatcaacaagaaaaaaTATGAGTTTTTGATCAAAAACAGAGGAAATGGAATAAGAGAAAAGGAGAGAGCTTTGAATCAGTGGggggaaaaatagaaaaagagagaaaggagcttatattaatatttaagctttgattttgtgaagtgaaaaagagaaaagaagggCGGCTAGCTGCCCGGATATTTACGGGCAGCCGAAACCGAGTGAAgagtgttttttttcttttggcgcCAAATTGGGCAAGTCTAATGAGCAACGGCTCTTATTCCCGCCGAGGTTTATGAACTTCCCATTTTGCCCTTTGTTTTTGACATTATTGATTTCTGGGAAGTGATGCCCTTGCCTGCCAGTGGGGGCACAATCACCGGCGTATGGGCGAAAGGAGTTTACGTGACGACACCGTTTGGCATAGTAGTACTAGTTAGAAAATTGCTGAgcttttatttttggaattaattAGGCATCGCCAATTAAGCCAAAAATCAAGGTCTATTCTGCAACTAATTTCTCGAGAAATATCCGCTTTATTCTCAATGGAATTTtttgataaagaaaataaaaattttcaactttataGTAAGTGATCTTACACATCCCATTTATGTTTTAAGAGACTATGTCTTATGGTATTAATATTTCGAATCTAGATTATCGGTATATTGATTGGGTTaatgtttttagattttttacttgtgtagtttttagtttttaattttaaaaagtaaactttattttatgcattttagagtttttcataaatatttaaaaaaacaataaaagttgagaaattatttgatacattttaCCGGTACAAGCAGAAAGAGATTGACAtaaatcgaaaataaaaataatatactaccaatatattaattactaacttttatatgatatttacaccataaaaaatatatatgtatttcttttcatattttgattcCATAAATCGTGTTGATTTTCAAAGTTTCCGACCATACTTAAAACCAGTGTCAACAGtggaattaattaattgatgaaaGATTCCCcaacaaaattaatttctattcaTTTATAAACCTATATTTCTAGGTTTCAGCTATGATTTGATCCAATGtcttctttaattatttcaatcataattaagagaaataaatctatataataaagcaAGGTACATGGGTGATATTGGTGGAGGGCAAGAAGGAAATGTAAAGAGAAAAAcattttgggtttgttttaaacataaatttataattgtatattttctcattttatatttacatcttcttaattttcttgtaaaaggaattttgaattgacgataattttttattgttaattatattattaagttgacattaaaataatttattagtatctatttctatatttaattgttttattaagtttatgttaattttaattatgttaccAACTCGATAATGAATTTACCAAAAGTTTGTCATTGGTAATAAGtaatagatattattttaatggtaatttttcatttcatataaaacGTAAAAATACTTGCACATAACAAGATTCAAACCCAAAACATTATAATCTTtaaagtttaccatttcaatcaaatgcattttttgttgttgtatcATTTCAGTCTTTTCCCTCCATGCATAATGCTTCTTAACCCTTCTTTCTTCTAGAACGTGTAACACGCCAAACCTAACCCTATAATAGGATCCGAATATGGTGTGTCACtacttaaaatcaaattaactttaaaacattttggCTAAAGCTTTATATAATtcttacaaaattataaatataaggCATATATTAGTTGTTACTTTACCAAGGTTTGAATGAAAAcatcaacaatttaaaaaattatatacaaacCATACTTTGTAtaagtttaaatataataacttcattaaacataatatattaatttaaaaactaagtatTAATGCTTCGTAGAAATCTCATAAAACAGAGTCTTATCAAAACAAAAGTTCTTAGTACAAATAATTTCCAAATACACTTATGCACCACCCCACGAGTCATGCATGATACAAAACAAAGCAGTCAGCTCACAATAGCAGCAAAGCCTTCTTTCAACCAACAAGCTTGAGAAGGAAAAGGTaacaaggtaagttcatacgaacttagtgagttccaaagaaaatcatacataacattACTGATAGTACAATTGAACCTTTCTAAAGCATTTACACACATTCATATAGTACGCCCAATTACATATACAGAACACTGACAGAATCAGTACTCCAACTTGCTCACTTGGGTGTATACTGTACGCCAACTCA
The sequence above is a segment of the Gossypium raimondii isolate GPD5lz chromosome 4, ASM2569854v1, whole genome shotgun sequence genome. Coding sequences within it:
- the LOC105781040 gene encoding cyclin-dependent protein kinase inhibitor SMR6 — encoded protein: MGFSKKSQVDGVLDSEGKKWVIAGIAIRTSLKLINTKPRGKQSGEDDGEEEEEEACSTTPTSKEARIPEKLPCPPPPRKRRPPLRRHYNGVRDFFTPPDLESVFKLRHVEKPI